A stretch of the Helicoverpa armigera isolate CAAS_96S chromosome 5, ASM3070526v1, whole genome shotgun sequence genome encodes the following:
- the LOC110369697 gene encoding protein ECT2 isoform X2, whose amino-acid sequence MDELSKGMTQTGNTATTDKIQENDDGSSTPLVYVNETCLECERVRAACERLGTVAVAPSPEALPPSQQPPAPPSYVITSPFDGDLFDTAHRAKYRVLGPTAVLQLSERDEPAPATARPLYSLAMRGAVICFSGFRKKDELTYLITLIHYMGGSIRKDMSSKVTHLIAAAATGDKYRYASGFGLPVLARSWVDACWERRDDPACLATDDDVIKEHKLKVFAGARVCFVGFPEDETQHMAEVLASNGGGTCQLDDPDCTHVVMANGETFGRSLILSPHPSTPNSTKPSRSTPNNRSQSTPKSSLYRRLSARLSGRRASPSKRSDVSADVSHDEREQRLQLARNSIRDKHAKAVCKDQTDDFSISFVGKSFTDDLCYNYDNTKSPPHVERVELRKINISDKENNKNLSQLVHGADRINSKDKREVFRNKSMNVFNLVDCLTEAGSLHSSLTKSLCDLDSKDEPVFLLANSTVGKELQQSTTTISSGKKRSRNSTDSNFQVSTVDANLSPDKCEESNWKSIKRLKIKDSFKFKNRPTIFKRTKKDSVTKTSGEIVVESVSPDSVKPTDPAGEFIASTSSPIKEDDNASICSMNTSKQSGFFDISFASIRSSKTVKSASKLRRSVKSFTASFRSERKKKYEKRAERNTVEVDASHLPSDLKNVSTPKRVFDGMNLDISPVQVDTVDSTDLATPVRDRDADVDELDDSTVFKTPQSLWLRTHRHSICGGSELRMSSALSLASASPRLGRAGLPPPAPAGLPPPAPAAPPASRSARDQPPPASTPPIRDAHTISQCHGISLPVVDEHNTVVAPDCSTRVHVVKAEWFWASVQNEEAQDERDYLFKDYLDEVSRRSSVGGAGAVAAAEEAAADAATPSHLQRLRKRKLRGGDSALHKRRSSVGDAVLLSLSGNLLDCTPSPDGKQLLEESEVPDTVVRKLLSPRQQVFMELLQTESNYVGILHTIVTMFKQPLEEMAEDDNSNGKNQALLNNTELKIIFGNLPPIYELHQRMLEELRFAQAHWSEETSIGRLVLRYTPDMVKAYPPFVNFFENTKEMLQQCDRENPRFHAFLKICQTKPECGRQSLQELLIRPVQRLPSISLLLDDILKHTHKNNPDHGALVQALAGLREVMSHINEDKRKTEGQLQMFDIYNDIDQCPAHLVSSHRSFVSRCEVVELSKELSGRGDHLVLFLFTDTMEVCKKRSKAFNSKSPTNGTGTMRIGSSKPYRHISLMPLSTVKRVVDIREAEDCHNVFALMCRNNQELKEKLYSFMITDETVDKSHFLRQLCRQMANTVCKADADKFLACLESHQLDIDTSELALSTLSKVSKFAARTRIKLEALAGLTGLLRPEPGSGLLDTWVGRAFSFNKTPSKLKRAMSSMISPFGSTSNLTPASQLAQMRLASCNNINEMGTSGGGAAGGEVLVAPLSVQPTRKAAAGAALRRF is encoded by the exons ATGGACGAATTGTCTAAGGGCATGACACAAACAGGAAACACCGCTACAACTGACAAAATTCAAGAAAATGATGATG GCTCGTCGACTCCATTAGTGTACGTGAATGAGACGTGTTTGGAGTGTGAGAGGGTGCGCGCGGCTTGCGAGCGGCTGGGCACGGTGGCGGTCGCTCCAAGCCCAGAAGCTCTGCCGCCGTCTCAGCAGCCCCCCGCCCCACCTTCCTACGTCATCACTTCACCATTCGACGGTGATCTGTTTGACACTGCACATAGAGCGAAATACAG GGTGCTGGGCCCTACGGCAGTGTTGCAGCTGTCGGAGCGCGATGAGCCTGCGCCGGCGACCGCGCGCCCGCTCTACTCGCTCGCGATGCGCGGCGCTGTCATATGTTTCTCAGGATTCCGGAAAAAGGATGAACTT ACGTACCTGATAACCCTGATCCACTATATGGGCGGGTCGATCCGCAAGGACATGTCGAGTAAAGTGACGCACCTGATCGCGGCCGCGGCGACGGGCGACAAGTACCGGTATGCGTCGGGCTTCGGCCTGCCCGTGCTGGCGCGCTCCTGGGTCGACGCCTGCTGGGAACGTCGCGACGACCCCGCCTGCCTAGCCACTGATGATGACGTCATT AAGGAACACAAATTAAAAGTGTTCGCGGGCGCTCGCGTCTGCTTTGTGGGTTTCCCTGAAGATGAGACCCAGCACATGGCGGAGGTGCTCGCCAGCAATGGCGGCGGCACCTGTCAGCTGGACGACCCTGACTGCACGCACGTC GTAATGGCCAATGGGGAGACTTTCGGTCGTTCGCTTATCCTATCGCCCCACCCTAGTACACCTAACTCCACGAAACCATCCCGCAGCACTCCCAACAACCGGTCCCAGTCCACTCCCAAGAGCTCCCTGTACCGCCGCCTGTCGGCGCGGCTGTCCGGCCGCCGCGCTAGCCCCAGCAAGCGTAGCGACGTCAGTGCCGACGTATCGCACGATGAGCGAGAGCAACGCTTGCAGTTAGCTCGGAACAGTATTAGAGATAAACACGCCAAAGCTGTTTGCAAAGATCAAACAGATGACTTCAGTATTAGCTTTGTAGGAAAATCGTTTACTGACGACTTATGTTATAATTATGACAATACTAAAAGCCCCCCACACGTTGAACGTGTTGAGTTgcgcaaaattaatatttccgATAAAGAGAATAACAAAAACCTGTCTCAGCTCGTCCATGGGGCAGACAGAATTAACTCCAAAGACAAGAGAGAAGTATTTAGAAATAAGTCTATGAACGTTTTCAACTTAGTTGATTGTCTCACTGAAGCGGGATCTTTACACTCGTCACTCACGAAGAGTTTGTGTGATCTCGACTCCAAAGATGAACCAGTATTCTTGTTAGCCAACTCAACTGTCGGCAAAGAACTGCAACAGTCGACAACTACAATATCTTCCGGCAAAAAAAGAAGTCGTAACTCTACAGATTCTAATTTCCAAGTAAGCACAGTTGATGCTAACTTATCACCAGACAAATGTGAAGAAAGTAACTGGAAGTCTATTAAAAGGCTTAAAATTAAAGActcttttaaatttaaaaataggcCGACTATATTCAAAAGGACGAAAAAAGATTCGGTTACTAAAACGTCCGGAGAAATTGTAGTGGAGTCCGTGAGTCCAGACAGCGTGAAGCCGACCGACCCAGCTGGGGAATTTATAGCTTCCACATCGTCACCCATCAAAGAAGATGATAATGCTTCTATTTGTTCAATGAACACAAGCAAACAGTCAGGATTTTTTGATATATCATTTGCTTCAATTAGAAGTTCCAAAACTGTAAAATCCGCTTCAAAACTACGAAGAAGTGTGAAGTCATTTACAGCTTCGTTTAGGAGcgaaagaaaaaagaaatatgaaaaGCGAGCAGAACGTAATACTGTAGAAGTTGACGCGAGCCATTTACCTTCAGATCTCAAAAACGTTTCTACACCAAAGAGGGTATTTGATGGAATGAATTTAGATATTTCTCCAGTACAAGTAGATACAGTGGACAGCACTGACCTGGCCACCCCGGTCAGAGACAGAGATGCTGATGTAGATGAACTGGATGATTCCACCGTATTTAAAACCCCACAAAGCCTATGGCTTCGTACTCATCGCCATTCAATTTGCGGCGGTTCCGAGCTGCGTATGAGTAGCGCGCTGAGCCTAGCGTCGGCGTCGCCGCGCCTCGGCCGCGCCGGCCTGCCCCCGCCCGCCCCCGCCGGCCTGCCCCCGCCCGCCCCCGCCGCCCCTCCCGCCTCCCGCTCCGCCCGCGACCAGCCGCCGCCTGCCTCGACGCCCCCCATCCGCGACGCCCACACCATATCGCAATGCCATGGAATATCGCTGCCG GTCGTCGATGAGCACAATACAGTGGTTGCGCCGGATTGTTCGACGCGGGTGCACGTCGTCAAAGCCGAATGGTTCTGGGCTTCCGTGCAAAACGAGGAGGCGCAAGATGAGCGAGATTACCTATTCAAAGAC TACTTGGACGAGGTGTCGCGGCGCTCGTCggtgggcggcgcgggcgcggtggcggcggcggaggAGGCGGCGGCGGACGCGGCCACGCCGTCGCACCTGCAGCGCCTGCGCAAGCGCAAGCTGCGCGGCGGCGACTCCGCGCTGCACAAGCGCCGCTCCTCCGtgggcgacgccgtgctgctcAGCCTGTCCGGCAACCTGCTCGACTGCACGCCCTCGCCCGACGGCAAGCAGCTGCTCGAGG AGTCTGAGGTCCCCGACACGGTTGTCAGGAAGCTGCTCTCGCCTCGTCAGCAAGTGTTTATGGAGCTGCTACAGACAGAGTCCAATTATGTCGGAATATTGCACACAATAGTTACG ATGTTTAAGCAACCGTTGGAGGAGATGGCCGAGGACGACAATAGTAATGGCAAGAATCAAGCATTGCTCAATAATACTGAACTCAAAATTATATTTGGAAACTTACCGCCTATTTATGAATTACACCA GCGCATGTTAGAGGAGCTGCGGTTCGCGCAGGCGCACTGGAGCGAGGAGACGAGCATCGGGCGGCTCGTGCTGCGCTACACGCCCGACATGGTGAAGGCCTACCCGCCCTTCGTCAACTTCTTCGAGAATACCAAGGAGATGCTGCAACAGTGCGACCGTGAGAACCCAAG ATTTCATGCATTCCTGAAAATCTGTCAAACCAAGCCAGAATGTGGCCGACAAAGTTTACAGGAGCTACTAATAAGACCAGTGCAGCGATTACCTAGTATAAGTTTATTACTTGATG ACATACTGAAGCACACGCACAAGAACAACCCCGACCACGGCGCGCTGGTGCAGGCGCTGGCGGGGCTGCGCGAGGTCATGTCGCACATCAACGAGGACAAGCGCAAGACCGAGGGCCAGCTGCAGATGTTCGACATCTACAACGACATCGACCAGTGCCCG GCCCACCTGGTGTCGTCTCACCGGTCGTTTGTATCGCGCTGTGAAGTGGTGGAGCTCTCCAAGGAGCTGTCGGGCCGGGGGGACCACCTCGTGCTATTCCTCTTCACTGACACCATGGAAGTCTGCAAGAAACGATCTAAA GCTTTTAACAGTAAAAGCCCAACGAACGGCACGGGCACGATGCGGATAGGCTCGAGCAAGCCGTACCGGCACATATCGCTCATGCCTCTCAGCACGGTCAAGCGCGTCGTCGATATCAGGGAAGCTGAAG ACTGTCACAACGTATTTGCGCTGATGTGCCGCAACAATCAAGAGCTCAAAGAGAAACTCTATTCCTTTATGATTACTGATGAAACCGTAGACAAGTCACATTTTCTTCGACAACTTTGCAGACAAATGGCTAATACCGTCTGCAAAGCTGATGCT GATAAATTTCTGGCGTGCCTAGAGTCGCACCAGCTCGACATCGACACGAGCGAACTGGCGCTCAGCACACTGTCTAAGGTGTCCAAGTTCGCCGCCCGCACCAGGATCAAG CTGGAGGCGCTGGCGGGGCTGACGGGGCTGCTGCGGCCCGAGCCGGGCTCCGGGCTGCTAGACACATGG GTGGGTCGAGCGTTTTCGTTTAACAAAACGCCGTCGAAGCTGAAGCGCGCGATGTCGTCGATGATCTCGCCGTTCGGCTCCACCTCCAACCTCACGCCCGCCTCGCAGCTCGCGCAGATGAGGCTCGCCAGCTGTAATAATATCAAC GAGATGGGCacgagcggcggcggcgcggcgggcggcgagGTGCTGGTGGCGCCGCTGTCGGTGCAGCCGACGCGCaaggcggcggcgggcgcggcgctgcGGCGCTTCTGA
- the LOC110369697 gene encoding protein ECT2 isoform X6: MDELSKGMTQTGNTATTDKIQENDDGSSTPLVYVNETCLECERVRAACERLGTVAVAPSPEALPPSQQPPAPPSYVITSPFDGDLFDTAHRAKYRVLGPTAVLQLSERDEPAPATARPLYSLAMRGAVICFSGFRKKDELTYLITLIHYMGGSIRKDMSSKVTHLIAAAATGDKYRYASGFGLPVLARSWVDACWERRDDPACLATDDDVIKEHKLKVFAGARVCFVGFPEDETQHMAEVLASNGGGTCQLDDPDCTHVVVDEHNTVVAPDCSTRVHVVKAEWFWASVQNEEAQDERDYLFKDYLDEVSRRSSVGGAGAVAAAEEAAADAATPSHLQRLRKRKLRGGDSALHKRRSSVGDAVLLSLSGNLLDCTPSPDGKQLLEESEVPDTVVRKLLSPRQQVFMELLQTESNYVGILHTIVTMFKQPLEEMAEDDNSNGKNQALLNNTELKIIFGNLPPIYELHQRMLEELRFAQAHWSEETSIGRLVLRYTPDMVKAYPPFVNFFENTKEMLQQCDRENPRFHAFLKICQTKPECGRQSLQELLIRPVQRLPSISLLLDDILKHTHKNNPDHGALVQALAGLREVMSHINEDKRKTEGQLQMFDIYNDIDQCPAHLVSSHRSFVSRCEVVELSKELSGRGDHLVLFLFTDTMEVCKKRSKAFNSKSPTNGTGTMRIGSSKPYRHISLMPLSTVKRVVDIREAEDCHNVFALMCRNNQELKEKLYSFMITDETVDKSHFLRQLCRQMANTVCKADADKFLACLESHQLDIDTSELALSTLSKVSKFAARTRIKVGRAFSFNKTPSKLKRAMSSMISPFGSTSNLTPASQLAQMRLASCNNINEMGTSGGGAAGGEVLVAPLSVQPTRKAAAGAALRRF; encoded by the exons ATGGACGAATTGTCTAAGGGCATGACACAAACAGGAAACACCGCTACAACTGACAAAATTCAAGAAAATGATGATG GCTCGTCGACTCCATTAGTGTACGTGAATGAGACGTGTTTGGAGTGTGAGAGGGTGCGCGCGGCTTGCGAGCGGCTGGGCACGGTGGCGGTCGCTCCAAGCCCAGAAGCTCTGCCGCCGTCTCAGCAGCCCCCCGCCCCACCTTCCTACGTCATCACTTCACCATTCGACGGTGATCTGTTTGACACTGCACATAGAGCGAAATACAG GGTGCTGGGCCCTACGGCAGTGTTGCAGCTGTCGGAGCGCGATGAGCCTGCGCCGGCGACCGCGCGCCCGCTCTACTCGCTCGCGATGCGCGGCGCTGTCATATGTTTCTCAGGATTCCGGAAAAAGGATGAACTT ACGTACCTGATAACCCTGATCCACTATATGGGCGGGTCGATCCGCAAGGACATGTCGAGTAAAGTGACGCACCTGATCGCGGCCGCGGCGACGGGCGACAAGTACCGGTATGCGTCGGGCTTCGGCCTGCCCGTGCTGGCGCGCTCCTGGGTCGACGCCTGCTGGGAACGTCGCGACGACCCCGCCTGCCTAGCCACTGATGATGACGTCATT AAGGAACACAAATTAAAAGTGTTCGCGGGCGCTCGCGTCTGCTTTGTGGGTTTCCCTGAAGATGAGACCCAGCACATGGCGGAGGTGCTCGCCAGCAATGGCGGCGGCACCTGTCAGCTGGACGACCCTGACTGCACGCACGTC GTCGTCGATGAGCACAATACAGTGGTTGCGCCGGATTGTTCGACGCGGGTGCACGTCGTCAAAGCCGAATGGTTCTGGGCTTCCGTGCAAAACGAGGAGGCGCAAGATGAGCGAGATTACCTATTCAAAGAC TACTTGGACGAGGTGTCGCGGCGCTCGTCggtgggcggcgcgggcgcggtggcggcggcggaggAGGCGGCGGCGGACGCGGCCACGCCGTCGCACCTGCAGCGCCTGCGCAAGCGCAAGCTGCGCGGCGGCGACTCCGCGCTGCACAAGCGCCGCTCCTCCGtgggcgacgccgtgctgctcAGCCTGTCCGGCAACCTGCTCGACTGCACGCCCTCGCCCGACGGCAAGCAGCTGCTCGAGG AGTCTGAGGTCCCCGACACGGTTGTCAGGAAGCTGCTCTCGCCTCGTCAGCAAGTGTTTATGGAGCTGCTACAGACAGAGTCCAATTATGTCGGAATATTGCACACAATAGTTACG ATGTTTAAGCAACCGTTGGAGGAGATGGCCGAGGACGACAATAGTAATGGCAAGAATCAAGCATTGCTCAATAATACTGAACTCAAAATTATATTTGGAAACTTACCGCCTATTTATGAATTACACCA GCGCATGTTAGAGGAGCTGCGGTTCGCGCAGGCGCACTGGAGCGAGGAGACGAGCATCGGGCGGCTCGTGCTGCGCTACACGCCCGACATGGTGAAGGCCTACCCGCCCTTCGTCAACTTCTTCGAGAATACCAAGGAGATGCTGCAACAGTGCGACCGTGAGAACCCAAG ATTTCATGCATTCCTGAAAATCTGTCAAACCAAGCCAGAATGTGGCCGACAAAGTTTACAGGAGCTACTAATAAGACCAGTGCAGCGATTACCTAGTATAAGTTTATTACTTGATG ACATACTGAAGCACACGCACAAGAACAACCCCGACCACGGCGCGCTGGTGCAGGCGCTGGCGGGGCTGCGCGAGGTCATGTCGCACATCAACGAGGACAAGCGCAAGACCGAGGGCCAGCTGCAGATGTTCGACATCTACAACGACATCGACCAGTGCCCG GCCCACCTGGTGTCGTCTCACCGGTCGTTTGTATCGCGCTGTGAAGTGGTGGAGCTCTCCAAGGAGCTGTCGGGCCGGGGGGACCACCTCGTGCTATTCCTCTTCACTGACACCATGGAAGTCTGCAAGAAACGATCTAAA GCTTTTAACAGTAAAAGCCCAACGAACGGCACGGGCACGATGCGGATAGGCTCGAGCAAGCCGTACCGGCACATATCGCTCATGCCTCTCAGCACGGTCAAGCGCGTCGTCGATATCAGGGAAGCTGAAG ACTGTCACAACGTATTTGCGCTGATGTGCCGCAACAATCAAGAGCTCAAAGAGAAACTCTATTCCTTTATGATTACTGATGAAACCGTAGACAAGTCACATTTTCTTCGACAACTTTGCAGACAAATGGCTAATACCGTCTGCAAAGCTGATGCT GATAAATTTCTGGCGTGCCTAGAGTCGCACCAGCTCGACATCGACACGAGCGAACTGGCGCTCAGCACACTGTCTAAGGTGTCCAAGTTCGCCGCCCGCACCAGGATCAAG GTGGGTCGAGCGTTTTCGTTTAACAAAACGCCGTCGAAGCTGAAGCGCGCGATGTCGTCGATGATCTCGCCGTTCGGCTCCACCTCCAACCTCACGCCCGCCTCGCAGCTCGCGCAGATGAGGCTCGCCAGCTGTAATAATATCAAC GAGATGGGCacgagcggcggcggcgcggcgggcggcgagGTGCTGGTGGCGCCGCTGTCGGTGCAGCCGACGCGCaaggcggcggcgggcgcggcgctgcGGCGCTTCTGA